The Euleptes europaea isolate rEulEur1 chromosome 9, rEulEur1.hap1, whole genome shotgun sequence nucleotide sequence tttgccattgccttccccagccatctacactttacccccagcaagccgggtactaattttaccgacctcggaaggatggaaggctgagtcaaccttgagccggctacctaaaactgactcccatcaggatcgaactcaggttgtgagcagagcttttggctgcagtactgcagcttacccctctgcgccacagggctctttaaaCTGGAACATTTCAATAAAATGTTTGATGTGAATTAGAAACGTTTTCCCTTTTCTTAGAGAGTTCCCTCGGTTACTGCCTTTATTAAATGGAGAAAAAAACCCCAGTGATTTAAGGTGTATTAATTCTTATAAACACCATGGAGAAGGAGCTGGTTGTACTTTCTCTTTTGACATTCCTTGAAAAGTTCTGTATATTCCAAATGTCCAAacagagaaggtttttttttttccttctccacaCACCACTTTTAGTGCACCACAGGGCCAAAGGAACACCACCTTcagttatttttaaatagtttcttgatttaatttcaaagttAATGTACTACACAAACATTCCACAGCATTAAACATGGTTTCTGCTCTTTTAATGTTTATTGTAAGGTGCCATTTGCACTGTTGGAAATGGCTGGTTCCTTATTCTGacctttaaaaggaaaaaaaaaactccacataTTATTTCTACTGGATTATAATAGTTTCATGTTTGAGATTTCTTGGCTTATAATAGATGTAACTTTGTCAGACCATAGTCTGTTTGTTTCCAAGAGTCAGCTGAGTAAGAGGTGCTGAAGCAGAGCGGTGTCCTTGTCTGTTGACTTCTGAAAGTTATAAAATGGCTACGAAGTCACTTTCATGTTTCTAGAATCaggactggtttttttttttaataaatatttttattggtttttaatagaaaatgggatacagaaggaaaaagaggcaggggaataaaataaaataaaaagatatatatatatatatatctggttTGTTGAGGAGAAGGAAGTTTGACCTTGAGCAAGTTGGGAAGGAAGTTGGGAATGGAACTGTATTGTCAGATAAAACCAGATGCGAAAGATGCCCCTCAAAGTGAAGGGCATCCGAGGAATATGGCTAGCAGCAATTGAAAATCTGGAAAGCGAAATTCTTCAAGCCCTCTTGATATAATGACCATCGTAAGGAATCACAGTTCAGTTGTCTGTGCTTTATAGCGTATTGAACATGATGGCTAATCCAGCATCACTATTTCCATGACAGGCTTGAAGATAATTGTGTTGAACTCTACGTTTTGTGCTGTTGATCTAAACATAAACTTACCCATTGACTTTTGTAGCTGTTCTTTAGAGATATCCATACAAACATGGGTAAACGTTTATCATGAATCGGTGTTCTCAAATCATAATGCTTTATCAGAGAGATTTTTGACTGTGTGAATGAACGAGCAAACAAACTGGGAAAGTATAAAGAAAGATattgtttaaattgtttaaagTAAAGTACAGAGGAGCAGCATGTCATTGCTTCTATATGCTTCTATATGCTGATAAATATTTCAAGGGGAATGTTATGGATCCATATTACTTAATACTCTTGTTTTCCATGTAATCAAAATGGCACATGGTGATTTACAGAGCACAAAAGCTCTTGCCAAGCTTGCAATctcacttctagggttgccaacctccaggtactagtaattccctaaggaaataatctcagtacacagcacACGgaggaacctccaggtactagctggagatctccagctgttacaacagatctccagcctatagagatcagttcactgggagaaaatggctgctttggcaactggactctatggcattgaagtccctctcctccccaaaccccgccctcctcaggctccaccccagaaacctcccactagtggcaaagagggacctggaaaccctactccctTACAAAATGAACACAACCAAGGGAAGAAAaaattaaagggacagaaaaagCTAACAAAGAATGAATGCAAGATATGCAGTTATGTGGACTTACAGTTCATGATGTGTTATTTGATTCAGTTAACTCAAACCATATTGAACTGTTGTTTAATCCATCGGCCTTTGGTTTAAATGAAAGGTCATTTCTGAAATAATCCCTACCTAAGCATGGCAGTTGGGCAGATTTCTGTGAATACATGAAACATTAACTGGGTTGGCGCCAGGATGGATTCAGACAATTGGATTTTCCTCAGGCAACATTGCTTTGTTCAGTGGAGGAACTGTGGGGGTGATATAGAAACTAGTTGCCTTGAGCAGTCCAAAAATATTTCCACATGGTTTCAGACAGACCAAAAATGATTTGGTTTCCCCTAGTCCACAGAAATTTCCACTGTGAATTCTAATTTTAGGGAAATGTTCTCCAAATATTCTGCAGGCGTATTCTGCATTAAAAACCAGCATTTGACATCCAGTGATTTTTGCAGTCCACATTTAATAGTCCTTAATGCACAACAGTCAAGATTTGACCGAATCTGAGCATTGACATGTACACAATAATTAATATTTGACAGCCTCTCTTAATGTAGCTTAGAAATGCATAAAAAAACCTCACTCAAAGTACCTTACATAGTTTGTCTCACTTAACACATATATCATTACGTGCTCCAACTGATATGTAATTTGTGGAAAGGAAGAGTTTTTCTAATTGTTAGATTGCATGTTAATTTACAAAATTAAGATTTTTGTACTTCCTCTCCAGTGAACTTGCCTGAACAAGGGTATGTAATTTTCCTACTGAAAATTCGGAGTGTCCTGCCTTTCCTAATGGTTTCAAGCCTCTCCTTGAAAGACGGGTATAATGCCCAACAGATTCTATGCTCTGAAATTTAGCAAAATGATTGATCCCCTCATGCAAACATTgcaccttctcttcttcttttatttcatttcttcaGATGTCATAAATTGTAAAGAAATGTTATGAATGTTTCCTCCAGAACTCTGGGCATCTCTTGTCTCTGGGCATGTATCGGCTAGAAATAATATGCTGCCGAACTGGCTTGGTAGAATTTGTGAAGGACTTGACTAGGCTATACCAGAATGCAAACTCTGAATCCAACTATTTCCTTTCTTGCATGTGTCCCAGTATTTAGTAGCTTCTATATTTGCCTGGAGATAATCAGCTGTGATTAAGGACTGGATTAACAGAAATAAAGAAATAGAAATGGCTATGGCTATGTGTAGGTGATAGGAAGAGACCCTGCTCCATGTTCTGTCACCACTGGAAGTTTGACAGGTGCTCAGGTGTAACAGAACCTTCTAGGCAGCAGCAAGACCCTGATTTCCTGCTTCATATTTGGCTTCAGAAAAGCAGAAGTATGGTAATGTGGTTAGCTGAGATTCTGGTGCATGTATTATGCTGATGTTGAACTTTTGATTTATGTTGGTATTTAATAGCTCCATGAGttcttgcttttatttttctagcttgaggcattttaaattgtttatgaTTTTGGTTATTTTGATTTTAAATTACACTTTTACTGTTGAACTTTTGATTTATGTGGGTATGGTATCTGGATTTAATAGCTCCATGAGttcttgcttttatttttctaacttgaggcattttaaattgtttatgaTTTTGGTTATTTTGATTTTAAATTACACTTTTACTGCAAATACCTTTAAAGGCTTATTTTTTACTGAAAAGCGGCATGCAGTgcttaaataaaatacaaatatacattGGATGGAATGCAGCTGATTATGATAGTACCCTATTTGCATTttggttaatatttttatttgcaatttttgtttttcttgacaGATAAGCCTTTTTAGCTAGcatattgaatttttaaaaagtgccatcCATACTGAATAACATTATTTGCACAacaggtagatttgagtccagtagcaccttagggaccaataaggtttttggggtagttaaagcttccttcgtcagattATTTGTGTAATTTTCTGAAGTGTTCAGTACACAAAAAATCACTCTGGAAGGCTAATATTATTATTATGGCCATAGCAGAGATGAGGAACTGAGACTGCCTTGGGTTGTCCTGACTAAGGTGACctttgaatccaggtcttcccAACCCAGTTCTCAGTCTCTTAACAGCCACACTAGACTGATTCACTGTCCCCCACTATTTCTGTTTAGCTTTTCTGTGCAGTGCTCCATATTTCCATAGCTTTAATACAGAtcaatatatatttatttcttgGTATTCCTTGCAGGGAAACCTTTGACACATGTTCTGAACTGTGCCATGAACATGGGGCCAATGGATGGAGCTGAGACTGAAGGGAACCAAACAAGCCTATCTAAAATGGAGCTACATGCCAGGATGAACTTGCTGGGCTTCACCATACCCTACAGTGATCTGTCTACTGACTCTGAACAAGAACTGAAGGACAGCACCAAGATGGTGGAAGTACAGATTATCCTCATCTGTGCCTACAGTACGATTATCTTGCTAGGTTTGCTGGGCAACACACTGGTGATTCACGTGGTGATCAAGTTCAAGAGTATGCGCACGGTGACTAACTTCTTCATTGCCAACTTGGCTGTGGCTGATCTGCTGGTGAACACACTCTGCCTACCTTTTACATTAATTTATACATTACAGGGAGACTGGAAGCTTGGTCCTGTACTGTGTCACCTAGTGCCTTATGCCCAAGGGCTTGCAGTGCAGGTGTCTATAGTGACTTTGACTGTGATAGCCTTGGATCGACACCGGTGCATTGTGTATCACTTGGAGAGCAAGATCTCTAAGCAAATCAGCTTCCTTATCATTGGGGTGGTCTGGGCTGGCAGTGCTCTGTTGGCAAgtcccttggccatcttccgggagTATTTCTCCATTGACATCAGCCAGGATGTCAAGATGGTTGTCTGTGCAGAAGTCTGgcagagagaagggaaggtgaattaTGGCACCATCTACAGTGTCTCAATGCTCCTGATCCAATATGTCTTGCCCCTGGTGATCATCAGCTACGCATATATCCGCATTTGGAGTAAGCTAAAGAATCACGTCAGTCCTGGAGCAGGGAACGATCACTACCATCAGAGGCGTCAGAAGACCACCAAGATGCTGGTCTGCGTGGTGCTGGTGTTTGCGCTCTGCTGGTTGCCTTTTCACATCTTTCAACTTGTCAGCGACATTTACAGTAAAGTGTTGGATCTTGCTGAGTACAAACTGATCTACACGCTCTTTCATGTCATCGCGATGTGCTCAACTTTTGCCAATCCCATCCTCTATGGCTGGATGAACACCAACTACAGGACGGCTTTCCTGACAGCTTTCCATTGTGAACAGCGGCTGGATTCTATCCACCCCGAAGCATCACCTGCGCTTAAAACCAAGAAGAATCTGGAAGCGAAAGAGAAGCATTGCAATGGGTCCCCATTCTCACAGCCTACTAAGGTCTAAGAAAGAAGTAAATCTGGAAAAAGAGAGAGGCAGGATAATTTGATGGAGACGTATTGTTAATGCATGTATGTCCTAAACTGACAGACTGGAGGAACAGCTGAGAAAGTAGCTCTTTTCATATTTCCAAAAGGAGTGGCCATttgtcattatatatatatatacattccAAAGAATATAAGATATTTTGTTTATGGTGCCAACAGTAAGCCCTAGAAGGCTGACAACCTTTAGTACAGAAATTAGCAACGGATAAAAACAAAGTCTACCATTGTTGACAAAAAGGGGGTAGAGAGAAGGGAGTGACGAATGCATTCTGCTAATAAATGACACTGAATGCTGGGACAGTCAGCGGTCAAAGTGTCCTCTGGTGGCAAAAATGGAAATTGCTGTTGAAACACAAgtactatatctttttttctcccctgcggccccccccccccaataagaagAGGGTGTCCCAAAAGGCAGGACACAtaatttgttttttcttgatgtAAACAAAGGCATATTTCCTCCAGAAGCAACAACTAAGTTCAGAACATGGAAAAACAGACTCAGGAACTATTCATGGTAACATTCTGGAGGGAAAACTTCAAATTTAGAGCTTGGCCTGCTACTTGTGCCCCACTAGAAGGCTGTATAGTTAAGGTGGTTTCCAGACCGGCACGTTTTGTGCAACCTTCTTCACATCACattccccagttctgttctggAAGGGGAAAGCAGGGAGAATTCTGCACAAAAGCTCATacagtctaaaccaggggtggggaacgtcaggcccgggggccgtataaggcccgcaaaatcatttggtctgtcccttcatgggtcctggcagacatctagctcagaaggatgctgccctgcctgaatcttttgggcccagctggggacaggagagctcaaaagcaagtcgctctacatggcagacactcggagccgtctccggtcgtgcctcttggctaaatgtttgaccaaatatagcaggctaatttttaagtagataattttgtatggaccgcgaacaatgttataaatatccaaaaggcccttggcagaaaaaaggttccccacccctggtctaaacctTCCTGCCACAGGTCTGGAC carries:
- the NPY2R gene encoding neuropeptide Y receptor type 2 gives rise to the protein MGPMDGAETEGNQTSLSKMELHARMNLLGFTIPYSDLSTDSEQELKDSTKMVEVQIILICAYSTIILLGLLGNTLVIHVVIKFKSMRTVTNFFIANLAVADLLVNTLCLPFTLIYTLQGDWKLGPVLCHLVPYAQGLAVQVSIVTLTVIALDRHRCIVYHLESKISKQISFLIIGVVWAGSALLASPLAIFREYFSIDISQDVKMVVCAEVWQREGKVNYGTIYSVSMLLIQYVLPLVIISYAYIRIWSKLKNHVSPGAGNDHYHQRRQKTTKMLVCVVLVFALCWLPFHIFQLVSDIYSKVLDLAEYKLIYTLFHVIAMCSTFANPILYGWMNTNYRTAFLTAFHCEQRLDSIHPEASPALKTKKNLEAKEKHCNGSPFSQPTKV